AGGGAAATACCCCCAACGGTTGTCTTTGGTGAATCGGGAAGATCCATCGGCTCTTAACGATCCGTTCAGGATATATTTATCAGCAATAGTAATGGTAGCACGGCCAAAGAAAGATTGTAAATTCAAACGTTCCTTTGATGGGATTCCAGGGTTTAGTATGTTGTTTACCGCATCAAAATTATAACTGTTGTTTTCATAACGGAAATCCTGATAGTTGTATCCTCCAGTAAAATCAAAATTGGTATTCAGGGATTCCGCTGTTTTGTTGTAGTTGAAGTACAAATCCATTACCTGGTTTTTGTTAGCCTGAGTTCGGCGGTAAGCAGAACCAGCTTCAGCAGTTACTACGTAGTCAGCATCGGTGTTGCCATAAGCACGGCCCGAAGCATAATCATAACCAAAGTTGGCAATTAATTTCAAGTCTTCAAAAGAATGGATTTTATATTCAAATTGTGCATTTCCAATACTTCTGTAGGTATTACCAAAATTGTGCTTTTGCTCGATCATGGCTACCGGGTTACGGCTTGCGTTCACTTCATAAGCACCATTGGTTGCCCATTGGTAGTAATTTCCAAAAGCATTATCCTGATACACATTTTGTGTAGGGTCAAAAGCTATAGCCGCTCCAACAGCACCTCTTTCACTATAATTATTTTTCATAGCGGTAGTTTTGTTGTTCAGCTCAATTTTTAAATGATTATCAAAGAAGTTTCCGGTAACGTTAGCGCCCAGGGTTGTTCTTTCGAAATTATCATATTTCAGCAAACCATTTAAGTTAGTATAACCTACGGAAGTACGGTATACGATATTATCGGTACCACCGGATAGGGCGATATTATGGTCTGTTCCCAAAGCAGTTCGGTAAATTTCTTTCTGCCAATCGGTATTTGCAGTGCCTAAAAAAGCTTTTTGAGGAACTGATCCGTGGGCGTTTACATACGAGCGGTATTGGTCACCGTTAAATACATCTACAGTCTTAACGATCTCACTCACCTGAAAGTTACCGTTATAGGTCACCTGCATTTCGCCTGATTTTCCTTTTTTGGTGGTGATAATAATAACACCATTGGAAGCTCTCGATCCATAGATTGCAGTAGCAGCAGCATCTTTCAATACGGTCATGCTGGCAATATCATTCTGGTTCAGGTTCGCCAATGGATTACGGCCCCCTTCTACACCTCCACCACCAGTATCAACCGGCACACCATCAATCACATACAATGGATCATTATTGGCATTTAAGGAAGATCCGCTTCGGATTCTGATTAAGGCACCACCACCTGGTTCACCACCAGCATTGGTAATCTGAAGTCCCGAAACACGTCCCTGCAACATTTGGTCTGCAGATACGACCGGTCCTTTGTTCAATTGCTCGGAAGTAAGGTTTGTTAATGCTCCGGTAGCATCTTTTTTCTTTACACTTCCGTAACCTACTACGACTACTTCCTGTAATTCAGAAGCATCTTCAGTAAGC
The Flavobacterium kingsejongi genome window above contains:
- a CDS encoding SusC/RagA family TonB-linked outer membrane protein, whose amino-acid sequence is MKPMYKKVLLSLLLLPFSILAQGTLNGIVQDNTGQPLPGVNVVIQGTTTGSSTDFDGKFALPNLKQGDVILFSFLGFKNNTLTYSGQKNVIITLTEDASELQEVVVVGYGSVKKKDATGALTNLTSEQLNKGPVVSADQMLQGRVSGLQITNAGGEPGGGALIRIRSGSSLNANNDPLYVIDGVPVDTGGGGVEGGRNPLANLNQNDIASMTVLKDAAATAIYGSRASNGVIIITTKKGKSGEMQVTYNGNFQVSEIVKTVDVFNGDQYRSYVNAHGSVPQKAFLGTANTDWQKEIYRTALGTDHNIALSGGTDNIVYRTSVGYTNLNGLLKYDNFERTTLGANVTGNFFDNHLKIELNNKTTAMKNNYSERGAVGAAIAFDPTQNVYQDNAFGNYYQWATNGAYEVNASRNPVAMIEQKHNFGNTYRSIGNAQFEYKIHSFEDLKLIANFGYDYASGRAYGNTDADYVVTAEAGSAYRRTQANKNQVMDLYFNYNKTAESLNTNFDFTGGYNYQDFRYENNSYNFDAVNNILNPGIPSKERLNLQSFFGRATITIADKYILNGSLRADGSSRFTKDNRWGYFPAAAAAWKINQEDFLKTSTIVSDLKLRASWGITGQQDTGARYPSYPLYRSSTSTAAYQIGYNPDGSPIYVQTYTPLAYNQDLKWEETETLNLGLDFGFFNDRITGSVELYKRKTNDLIVYAPNPQGVNFSNGAFYNIGNLENKGMEVSLEAYPIKKEDISWRIGANITFQNSEITKLTNSDTPGFAGYNVGGISGGTGTTVQNNQVGFAPNSFFVYEQAYDANGKVLDGVYVDRNGDGIINADDKYRFRKPSADMFYGFNTDFTYKNWWISMSFRGSYGNYNYNNIFSNFGNQAQALPSNGNYLSNAHTSILDTNFSAPRYESDYYIQDASFLRMDNVTLGYTFKNVFTEGTTMRLTGAVQNVFVITGYKGIDPEVQNGIDNNIYPRPRTYTLGLNVNF